A genomic segment from Fundulus heteroclitus isolate FHET01 chromosome 6, MU-UCD_Fhet_4.1, whole genome shotgun sequence encodes:
- the LOC110366737 gene encoding protein ANTAGONIST OF LIKE HETEROCHROMATIN PROTEIN 1 produces MATAKKRAALAISAILCTESPKKKRRGRIWTKTWLRKRDIYGLSVLQKELEVDDMAGFRELLRMSVEDFSYLLERVTPHIIKKDTHLRKAISPRDRLSVTLRFLATGETFKSLGFQYRIGSTTLSRIVMETCTALTTVLRDVYLKTPSTDSEWTAIARDFEDKWQFPHCLGAIDGKHVFIQPPRNSGSMFYNYKSRFSIILMAVVDANYKFVYASAGTQGRVSDAGVFAHSDLRDAMDTGILNFPPDDSLPGTDNVIPYMFIGDDAYPLRPDLMKPYPFRNLNNNQRIFNYRLSRARRVVENAFGILVNRRGLRATYHLVM; encoded by the exons atggcTACTGCAAAGAAACGCGCTGCTTTGGCAATAAGTGCAATTTTGTGTAcagaaagccctaaaaagaaaaggcgaggACGTATTTGGACAAAGACATGGCTGAGGAAACGTGACATCTACGGTCTGTCtgttttacagaaagaacttgaG GTAGATGATATGGCGGGATTTCGGGAGCTTCTGCGGATGTCGGTCGAGGACTTTTCTTATCTCCTGGAGAGGGTGACACCACACATAATAAAGAAAGACACACACCTAAGAAAAGCCATCAGCCCCAGGGACAGGCTCTCTGTGACCTTACGCTTTCTGGCAACAG GCGAGACCTTCAAGTCATTAGGTTTTCAATACAGGATTGGAAGCACAACACTGAGTCGGATAGTGATGGAAACGTGCACAGCCCTCACTACAGTGCTGCGGGATGTTTACTTGAAG ACACCATCAACTGACTCTGAGTGGACGGCCATAGCCAGAGACTTTGAAGACAAATGGCAGTTTCCACACTGCTTAGGAGCAATAGATGGGAAACATGTATTCATTCAACCCCCTCGCAACAGTGGAAGCATGTTTTATAACTACAAGTCTAGGTTTTCCATCATACTCATGGCAGTTGTTGACGCAAACTACAAGTTTGTGTATGCAAGCGCAGGGACACAAGGAAGGGTGTCTGATGCTGGAGTGTTTGCTCATTCTGACCTTAGAGATGCTATGGACACAGGCATACTGAATTTCCCCCCCGATGACTCCCTGCCAGGCACTGATAATGTGATTCCCTACATGTTTATTGGTGATGATGCGTATCCCCTCCGACCAGATCTGATGAAACCATATCCCTTTCGGAACCTTAACAACAATCAGCGGATCTTCAACTACCGTCTTTCCAGAGCACGGCGTGTTGTGGAAAATGCTTTTGGAATTCTTGTGAATCG CAGAGGTCTGAGGGCTACGTACCACCTGGTTATGTAG